The following proteins are co-located in the Castanea sativa cultivar Marrone di Chiusa Pesio chromosome 8, ASM4071231v1 genome:
- the LOC142605945 gene encoding uncharacterized protein LOC142605945: MIQIWDDKWLPTPTTYKVISHPQDFNDFPMVISLIDEDSKCWKSNLVRELFLPFEAETILRIPLSFSLPDDKIIWVGNRRGEFSVKSAYHIAVDIVDTQAVGKCSSGDVRAPLWRKLWHLNLPPKIKIFAWRACKNALPTIKNLQSRGVVVGKTCPLCSHDCESTSRALIHSEFAAKDLKIFLSTAWFIWYNRNQIIHEATARPAIQIWESAQRLIQDFINANSICPQQVYPSQPG, encoded by the exons ATGATTCAAATTTGGGATGATAAATGGCTGCCTACTCCAACCACATATAAGGTAATCTCCCATCCTCAAGATTTTAATGATTTTCCCATGGTCATTTCTCTCATTGATGAGGATTCAAAATGTTGGAAGTCTAATCTAGTAAGAGAGCTCTTCCTCCCCTTTGAGGCTGAGACAATCCTAAGAATACCATTAAGCTTCTCTTTGCCTGATGATAAAATCATTTGGGTGGGAAATAGAAGGGGTGAATTTTCTGTCAAAAGTGCTTATCACATTGCAGTTGATATTGTTGATACACAAGCTGTTGGTAAATGTTCCTCAGGTGATGTAAGAGCCCCTCTTTGGAGAAAACTTTGGCATCTAAACCTTcccccaaaaattaaaatctttgcgTGGAGAGCTTGCAAGAATGCTCTTCCAACTATAAAAAATCTTCAATCAAGAGGAGTTGTCGTGGGGAAGACTTGCCCTCTTTGTAGCCATGACTGTGAAAGCACTTCCCGTGCCTTAATTCATAGTGAGTTTGCTGCCAAG GACCTCAAAATTTTTCTCTCTACAGCCTGGTTTATTTGGTACAATAGGAACCAAATCATCCATGAGGCTACTGCTAGGCCTGCTATTCAAATTTGGGAGTCGGCTCAAAGGCTGATTCAGGACTTCATTAATGCCAACTCAATATGTCCTCAACAAGTCTACCCAAGCCAACCCGGATGA